From Flavobacteriales bacterium, a single genomic window includes:
- a CDS encoding glycosyltransferase gives MYRYYWSMIAHYHNYFIHEDDSVLEIGCGTGDTLSILKGINKTGIDFSENMIDVAKELHPDIEFHVMDAENIQLDNKYDVIVLSNVVSIFDNVIDVLNSVKRVCHPRTKIFITSPNYFWYPIVRLGELLRLKKKAPESSWLTPNDIRNMLHLTGFESYRSAKGVLIPINIPVISWFANKFFARLPLLNNLCLNNYIISRPIIDDADFENRYSSTIVIPARNESGNIEDAILRMPQFGKHIEIIFVEGNSTDDTWEKIKEIQSKYADTHDIKIMQQEGKGKGDAVRKGYRAATGDILMILDADLTMPPEELPKFYDALAFGKGEFINGCRLVYPMEKDAMRFLNILGNKFFSMAFSWLLESSIKDTLCGTKVMFRTDYEKLIKNKKFFGDFDPFGDFDLIFGAYKLNLKLIDLPIRYQERIYGDTNISRFKHGFILLRMCMYATTKIKFW, from the coding sequence ACTTTATTCATGAAGACGATTCTGTTTTAGAGATAGGATGTGGTACAGGAGATACGCTGTCAATTCTAAAGGGTATCAATAAAACGGGGATAGACTTTAGCGAGAATATGATTGATGTCGCAAAAGAACTTCATCCAGATATTGAGTTTCATGTAATGGATGCAGAAAATATTCAATTGGATAATAAGTACGACGTCATTGTACTAAGCAATGTAGTTAGCATATTCGATAATGTAATCGATGTTTTGAATTCTGTGAAGAGAGTATGCCATCCACGGACTAAAATTTTTATCACAAGTCCGAATTATTTTTGGTATCCAATAGTTCGTTTGGGTGAATTATTAAGGTTGAAGAAGAAGGCACCAGAATCGAGTTGGCTTACACCAAATGATATACGGAATATGCTGCATCTAACCGGTTTTGAATCTTACAGATCGGCTAAAGGCGTGTTGATTCCCATAAATATTCCTGTAATCTCCTGGTTTGCTAATAAATTCTTTGCTCGACTTCCTTTACTAAATAATCTTTGTTTAAATAATTACATCATTTCACGTCCAATAATTGACGATGCTGATTTTGAGAACAGATATAGCTCAACGATTGTAATTCCCGCTAGAAATGAGAGCGGAAATATTGAGGATGCAATATTAAGAATGCCTCAATTCGGGAAACATATAGAGATCATATTTGTTGAGGGTAATTCTACCGACGACACATGGGAAAAGATAAAGGAGATACAATCTAAATATGCCGATACGCATGATATAAAAATTATGCAACAGGAAGGAAAGGGAAAAGGCGATGCAGTACGAAAAGGATATCGAGCTGCCACTGGAGATATCTTAATGATATTAGATGCGGATTTAACTATGCCTCCAGAAGAACTTCCGAAATTTTATGACGCACTAGCTTTTGGGAAAGGGGAATTCATAAATGGTTGTCGATTGGTGTATCCGATGGAGAAGGACGCCATGCGCTTCTTGAATATCTTAGGTAATAAGTTCTTTAGTATGGCATTCTCTTGGTTGTTGGAATCATCGATTAAAGATACTCTTTGTGGAACCAAAGTTATGTTTAGAACAGATTATGAGAAACTGATAAAGAACAAAAAGTTCTTTGGGGATTTTGATCCTTTCGGTGATTTTGATCTGATATTCGGAGCCTATAAATTAAATCTAAAATTGATCGATTTACCAATACGATACCAAGAACGTATCTATGGAGACACCAATATTTCACGGTTTAAACATGGTTTTATCCTTCTCCGAATGTGTATGTATGCTACTACCAAAATAAAATTTTGGTAA